One Eremothecium cymbalariae DBVPG#7215 chromosome 2, complete sequence DNA window includes the following coding sequences:
- the ATP23 gene encoding putative metalloprotease (similar to Ashbya gossypii AAR064W) — protein MSQELPIPPREEISKANPPTDLSSIKGFTWWRRTLAYQTGLGLTPEEKLRYENDYKYVVQRDQCNKCYEHRDWLLKYSPTVIFMAQQIAKLNKTQTNNEELKFDESKIICDVCPDWKSGGFHPDLGILICQNRIRDKWHLEDTLSHELVHQFDNLKFDVDWLNLKHHACSEIRASNLSGECRIMQEFSRRGFGFTIGKGHQECVKRRATLSLMGNPNCKDQKHAENVVEEVWESCFNDTRPFESIYR, from the coding sequence ATGTCGCAGGAGCTTCCAATCCCTCCACGGGAAGAGATATCTAAAGCCAATCCTCCAACAGATCTATCATCGATTAAAGGCTTTACTTGGTGGAGGAGAACCTTAGCATACCAAACTGGGCTTGGACTAACACCCGAAGAAAAGTTACGATATGAAAATGATTACAAATATGTTGTTCAGCGTGATCAATGCAATAAATGTTACGAGCATAGAGATTGGCTACTCAAGTACTCTCCTACAGTGATTTTCATGGCTCAACAAATAGCCAAGTTGAATAAAACGCAAACGAATAACGAGGAGTTGAAGTTTGACGAGTCAAAAATAATTTGCGACGTATGCCCAGATTGGAAGTCAGGAGGGTTCCATCCTGATTTGGGTATTTTAATTTGCCAAAACCGTATTCGTGATAAATGGCATTTAGAGGATACATTGTCTCATGAGTTGGTCCATCAATTTGATAATCTAAAGTTCGACGTTGACTGGCTTAATCTCAAGCATCATGCATGTTCAGAAATCAGAGCTTCTAATTTAAGTGGGGAATGTAGAATTATGCAAGAATTCTCAAGACGTGGGTTTGGATTTACCATTGGGAAAGGCCATCAGGAATGTGTGAAGAGACGTGCTACCTTAAGTTTAATGGGGAATCCTAACTGCAAGGACCAAAAGCATGCTGAAAATGTTGTAGAAGAGGTGTGGGAATCGTGTTTTAATGATACAAGACCGTTTGAGTCGATATATAGGTGA
- the MRPL50 gene encoding mitochondrial 54S ribosomal protein bL9m MRPL50 (similar to Ashbya gossypii AAR061W) codes for MFKPSLRVCSALTKRNNRVKVQLLKDFPRFQLYKGEVANVKPSLMRNFLHNNNGARYILKDDDINQELLLASKSVDRQSSQVVLQPKMETAKVSPKEEKPEISVQHEQSKRKYGITPGLTVEDVKIPGLRI; via the coding sequence ATGTTCAAGCCTTCTCTACGTGTATGTTCTGCCTTGACGAAAAGGAACAATAGGGTGAAGGTTCAGCTACTTAAGGATTTTCCAAGATTTCAACTGTACAAAGGTGAAGTTGCTAATGTTAAGCCTTCCCTTATGAGAAACTTCTTgcataataataatggcGCTCGTTATATCCTAAAGGACGATGATATAAATCAGGAGTTGCTTCTTGCATCAAAATCTGTTGACCGGCAGAGTTCCCAGGTTGTATTGCAGCCTAAAATGGAGACAGCAAAGGTTTCTccaaaagaagagaagcCTGAGATCAGTGTGCAACATGAACAGTCAAAGAGGAAGTATGGGATAACACCTGGATTAACTGTCGAAGACGTTAAAATCCCAGGCCTCAGGatatga
- the RSC6 gene encoding Rsc6p (similar to Ashbya gossypii AAR060C), whose protein sequence is MSRTNKPQQKPVQQTNPSPVTQPTDTYIQPFLKELVPELSSLERLKDAERRMDVYISRKKIDLHQSITQWTYQKHRDYSETQYLRVFISSIAENQPWQTNSDDLAQGTWTLRIEGRLVDDEDVRSPMRPKFSSFIQSFALDFHAKDDNVDKDKNQDADHPMDGSDNATGQVPRQLSMPTKNYDIVEWHADPNAPVEFDGLDIKRNGTENVDCTITIQPMGYTGDQLQYSESLAFIIGISRGTVHEAIYSLYKYILLNDLLIPDENSNSKSNQNDDKMVVKVDSMMSKLLPMTTGEPKKYLKLMELPQLLNNHIKPIPPIKLDYTIQVDKTSTYGELVFDIEVPKQHHKDSSESVGSQNNLAQQGMLLLTEFNTITSQLEPQLASLEKKSQLLSLQINSSANKYQFFNKLAQDPVPMLKDYMKSTANALKVLSGDDGFDEDTVRRSTFYQENEAVLFENLGVLLSNGRM, encoded by the coding sequence ATGAGCAGAACCAATAAACCTCAGCAGAAGCCTGTGCAGCAGACTAATCCTTCTCCTGTAACTCAACCTACTGATACTTACATTCAGCCCTTTCTTAAGGAGCTGGTGCCAGAGCTTTCAAGTTTGGAAAGGCTGAAGGACGCTGAACGTCGAATGGATGTATACATCAGCAGGAAGAAGATAGATTTACATCAGTCAATCACTCAGTGGACGTACCAAAAACATCGGGACTATTCTGAGACGCAATATCTGCGGGTTTTTATATCGTCCATTGCCGAAAACCAGCCTTGGCAAACAAATTCTGATGACTTGGCGCAGGGTACTTGGACATTGCGCATTGAAGGCAGAttggttgatgatgaagatgtgaGGTCACCTATGAGACCTAAATTCAGCAGTTTCATACAGAGTTTTGCTTTGGATTTTCATGCCAAGGATGATAATGTTGATAAAGACAAGAATCAAGATGCTGATCATCCTATGGATGGGTCTGATAATGCTACAGGTCAGGTTCCTCGACAACTATCTATGCCGACGAAAAATtatgatattgttgaatggCATGCGGACCCTAATGCTCCCGTCGAATTTGATGGACTTGATATCAAGCGTAATGGGACTGAAAACGTTGACTGTACCATCACAATTCAGCCAATGGGTTACACTGGTGATCAACTGCAATATTCAGAGTCGTTGGCCTTTATCATTGGTATCTCTAGAGGTACTGTACACGAGGCTATTTATTCGTTgtacaaatatattttgctTAATGACCTACTGATTCCCGATGAAAACAGCAACTCGAAAAGTAATcaaaatgatgataaaatggTTGTGAAGGTTGACTCTATGATGTCCAAGTTACTTCCAATGACTACAGGTGAACCtaagaaatatttaaagCTCATGGAGTTACCGCAACTCCTGAACAACCATATCAAGCCGATCCCTCCTATAAAATTGGACTACACCATTCAAGTTGACAAGACTTCGACTTACGGAGAATTAGTATTTGATATAGAGGTGCCCAAACAACACCACAAAGATTCTTCTGAATCCGTTGGATCTCAAAATAACTTAGCCCAACAAGGTATGTTATTATTGACAGAATTTAATACAATAACTAGTCAGCTAGAGCCTCAACTTGCAAGCTTAGAAAAGAAATCACAGCTATTATCACTCCAGATAAACTCAAGCGCAAACAAATaccaattcttcaacaagcTTGCTCAGGACCCTGTTCCAATGTTAAAAGATTATATGAAATCTACTGCAAACGCTTTGAAAGTCTTGAGCGGAGATGATGGTTTCGATGAGGATACAGTAAGAAGGTCTACTTTTTACCAAGAAAACGAAGCTGtgttatttgaaaatctaGGTGTACTACTTTCTAATGGTAGGATGTAG
- a CDS encoding uncharacterized protein (similar to Ashbya gossypii AAR063C), which yields MNIWVAASDGLTETVEKLLQQQPGLTANSKDPNGYTAVHGAASYGHVDLLRLLVNKYHGDINVRDNDGDTPLHHTEDVATAKVIIEELNADFQATNNEGKTPLDVFEEDQESIELIQYMKEKCGLPLNQDSLGIDAEQLAQFKDNLRYTLEHESVDDQDPANIKRREKLEQILQSDNVEQELENYIRDLVRNQIFGAEHDDSAKKRR from the coding sequence ATGAATATCTGGGTTGCTGCTAGCGATGGGCTCACTGAAACCGTGGAAAAGCTACTACAACAACAGCCAGGCCTGACTGCCAACAGTAAGGATCCAAATGGCTATACGGCGGTCCATGGCGCAGCCTCGTACGGACATGTGGACCTGTTGCGCTTACTAGTCAACAAATATCACGGTGATATCAACGTCAGGGATAACGACGGTGATACCCCACTGCACCATACAGAGGACGTTGCTACTGCAAAAGTAATCATCGAAGAATTGAACGCAGATTTCCAGGCAACCAACAATGAGGGTAAAACTCCCTTGGATGTGTTCGAGGAAGATCAAGAATCTATAGAACTGATCCAGTATATGAAGGAGAAGTGCGGACTGCCCTTGAATCAAGATAGTTTGGGCATTGATGCGGAACAACTCGCTCAATTCAAAGACAATCTGCGGTATACTTTAGAACATGAGTCCGTCGATGATCAGGATCCAGcaaatatcaaaagaagagagAAGCTGGAGCAAATCCTTCAAAGTGATAATGTGGAAcaagaattggaaaattacATCAGGGATTTAGTCAGAAACCAGATATTTGGAGCTGAACACGATGACTCAgcaaagaaaagaaggtaA
- the THR4 gene encoding threonine synthase THR4 (similar to Ashbya gossypii AAR059C): MSKGYRSTRSSENAVESFEHVVMKGLAPDGGLYIPSVIPQVSEGILFEEWSKLSFEELALEIMKLYISDSEIPETDLSGLIEKSYATFRSKEITPLMKNVTGAHENLHVLELFHGPTYAFKDVALQFVGNLFEYFLQRTNKHLPVGQRKQLTVVGATSGDTGSAAIYGLKGKKDVSVFILYPTGRISAIQEEQMTTVHDKNVQTLSVKGTFDNCQDIVKGIFGDQEFTKKYHVAAVNSINWARILAQITYYFYAYFQTFSGKGEKVKFVVPSGNFGDILAGYFAKKMGLPIEKLVIATNENDILDRFLSCGIYERSDDVAATLSPAMDILISSNFERLLWYLVRDHISSGDDIEAGKVLNTWFQQLKVNGRFEVNSDVLQGARKDFASARVSNSETIDTIRAIYTRSENPKKYIVDPHTAVGICATRRHIEMDKDDTIQYISLSTAHPAKFANAVDEALSIFEGYSFENDVLPEELKKLSVLDKKLRLVEKADLEEIKKVIEEELANMDL, from the coding sequence ATGTCGAAGGGTTATAGGTCTACTAGGTCGAGCGAAAATGCCGTTGAGTCGTTTGAACATGTTGTCATGAAAGGATTGGCACCTGATGGTGGTTTATATATTCCGTCGGTGATTCCTCAAGTGTCGGAAGGGATTTTATTTGAGGAATGGTCCAAGTTATCTTTCGAAGAACTGGCTTTGGAAATTATgaagttatatatatctgattCTGAAATTCCTGAAACAGATTTGAGCGGATTGATTGAAAAGTCGTATGCAACTTTTCGTTCCAAGGAGATTACTCCTCTGATGAAGAATGTTACTGGTGCACACGAGAATTTGCATGTTTTAGAACTATTTCATGGACCAACGTATGCTTTCAAAGATGTTGCTCTACAGTTTGTTGGTAATttgtttgaatattttttgcaAAGAACCAACAAACACTTGCCTGTTGGTCAGAGAAAGCAATTAACAGTTGTTGGTGCTACTTCCGGTGACACCGGTTCTGCGGCTATTTATGGTCTGAAAGGAAAGAAGGATGTTTCGGTATTCATTCTTTACCCTACTGGTAGAATATCAGCTATACAAGAAGAGCAAATGACTACCGTTCATGATAAAAACGTGCAAACCTTGTCAGTTAAGGGTACATTTGACAACTGTCAAGACATTGTCAAGGGTATTTTTGGTGATCAAGAGTTTACCAAGAAATATCATGTTGCTGCTGTCAACTCGATTAACTGGGCTAGAATCTTGGCTCAAATTACTTACTACTTTTATGCTTACTTCCAGACTTTCTCGGGGAAAGGAGAAAAGGTCAAGTTTGTTGTTCCATCTGGAAACTTTGGTGATATTTTGGCTGGTTACTTTGCCAAGAAGATGGGGTTGCCTATCGAAAAGCTTGTAATTGCAACTAATGAGAACGACATATTAGACAGATTCTTGTCTTGTGGAATATATGAAAGATCTGATGACGTTGCAGCAACGTTATCACCAGCCATGGacattttgatttcttctaattttgaaagattatTGTGGTATTTGGTTCGCGATCACATTTCTAGTGGAGATGATATTGAAGCTGGTAAAGTTTTAAATACATGGTTCCAACAATTAAAGGTCAACGGTAGGTTTGAAGTTAATTCAGACGTCCTACAGGGGGCCAGAAAAGACTTTGCTTCTGCCAGGGTATCAAACTCCGAAACTATTGATACCATAAGGGCTATTTATACCCGTTCGGAGAACCCAAAGAAGTACATTGTGGATCCTCATACTGCTGTCGGAATTTGTGCCACTCGCAGACACATTGAAATGGACAAGGACGATACTATTCAGTACATATCATTATCTACAGCCCATCCAGCAAAATTCGCCAATGCTGTAGATGAGGCTCTCTCCATCTTCGAAGGCTACTCTTTTGAAAACGACGTTCTGCcagaagaattgaagaagttatCGGTCTTGGATAAAAAGTTAAGGCTAGTTGAGAAGGCCGATCtagaagaaatcaaaaagGTCATCGAAGAGGAACTAGCTAATATGGACCTATAA
- the ARE2 gene encoding sterol acyltransferase (similar to Ashbya gossypii AAR065C) translates to MAQQIVKDKNYLRIKQLNEGSKRNRRSLPQYQIRDLREKENCGEGCEQTVVIRAEVEVPLDRKTQGVLGERGHSGPLKDYANTLQRKERMRFRADSGEMQSLLRDVKFGHRGTIMDDFVNYPLRIYFGGPRLEKADDCYHRKGALADSLASFGVDKQQQQQQQQQQQARSLENISISIDEQVTIQRHSVNFSGFYVLFWLAVSFVLFKVTVGYYNENNGNILQSPIVQFMTTDLFRVARFDFLMYLSTYVVFLVQWMCKMEFITWGRVGWVVTSMYELAFFVYFTYLAEHTMKFKWISKIFLFLHCCVLVMKMHSYAFYNGYLWQSLAELRFSQKSLAILKKEDEEVDPVVLKTLEKSESFCKFELSSQSASTPFPSNITLSNYFTFTMFPILIYQIEYPRTKTIRWGYVCEKVTAIFGIIFIMMVISQLLIYPVAIEALSMRESGIPLLERAQKWPQLLLDLVPAFIVMYLLVWYLIWEAILSCIAELTRFGDRFFYGDWWNCVDWGEYSRLWNVPVHKFLLRHVYHSSLSAFYMSKTQATLITFILSALVHELAMYVIFGRLRFYLFLLQMAQIPLMAVNNSKLLRNKRILRNVIFWFGICTAPSLVCTIYLTL, encoded by the coding sequence ATGGCGCAACAAATTGTAAAGGATAAGAATTATCTACGTATAAAGCAGCTCAATGAGGGAAGCAAGAGGAATCGGCGGTCGTTGCCGCAGTATCAAATAAGAGATCTGAGGGAGAAGGAAAATTGTGGGGAGGGTTGTGAACAGACGGTTGTTATCAGAGCGGAGGTTGAGGTTCCCCTGGATAGGAAGACTCAGGGTGTGTTGGGTGAGAGGGGCCATAGTGGCCCGTTGAAGGACTATGCAAACACGTTGCAGAGGAAGGAACGTATGCGGTTTCGGGCAGATTCTGGGGAGATGCAGTCGTTGTTGCGGGATGTGAAGTTTGGACATAGGGGGACTATTATGGATGATTTTGTGAACTATCCGTTGAGGATTTATTTTGGTGGGCCACGTTTGGAAAAGGCTGACGATTGTTATCACAGGAAGGGTGCATTGGCGGATTCGCTTGCTTCTTTCGGTGTAGAtaagcagcagcagcagcagcaacaacagcaacagcaggCTCGTAGTCTGGAGAACATATCTATATCAATAGATGAGCAAGTGACGATACAAAGACACAGCGTGAATTTTTCCGGTTTCTATGTGTTGTTTTGGTTGGCCGTTTCGTTTGTGCTCTTTAAAGTGACCGTGGGGTATTACAATGAGAATAATGGGAATATACTTCAATCCccaattgttcaattcATGACGACAGATTTGTTTCGAGTGGCTaggtttgattttttaatgtaCCTCAGTACATATGTTGTGTTTTTGGTACAATGGATGTGCAAAATGGAGTTCATTACTTGGGGTCGTGTCGGATGGGTTGTCACGTCTATGTATGAGCTTGCATTCTTTGTCTACTTCACATATTTGGCAGAACATACAATGAAATTTAAGTGGATATCCAAGATCTTTCTATTTTTGCACTGCTGTGTGCTAGTAATGAAGATGCATTCTTATGCTTTTTACAACGGGTACCTATGGCAGTCGTTGGCTGAGTTGCGTTTCTCGCAGAAGTCGCTTGCaatattaaagaaagaGGACGAGGAGGTCGATCCTGTTGTTTTGAAGACTTTGGAGAAGAGCGAGTCGTTCTGCAAATTTGAACTAAGCTCTCAGTCGGCATCGACTCCATTCCCATCAAATATCACACTATCAAACTACTTCACGTTCACCATGTTCCctatattaatatatcaaattgaGTATCCAAGAACGAAAACGATCAGGTGGGGTTATGTTTGTGAGAAAGTCACTGCAATATTTGGTATCATATTCATAATGATGGTTATTTCTCAGCTTTTGATATACCCAGTTGCGATTGAAGCTCTTTCAATGAGGGAGTCTGGAATTCCATTGTTAGAACGTGCTCAAAAATGGCCACAGTTGTTGCTAGACCTTGTTCCTGCATTCATTGTCATGTATTTGTTGGTATGGTACCTAATATGGGAAGCAATTTTAAGTTGCATTGCAGAATTGACCAGGTTTGGAGATCGCTTCTTTTATGGTGACTGGTGGAATTGCGTTGATTGGGGTGAATATTCCAGACTTTGGAATGTTCCCGTTCATAAATTCTTATTGAGACATGTCTACCATAGCTCTTTGAGTGCTTTTTACATGAGCAAAACTCAAGCTACATTAATAACATTTATTTTGAGTGCATTGGTCCATGAGCTGGCCATGTATGTTATATTTGGAAGGTTGAGATTCTACCTATTTTTGCTTCAGATGGCtcaaattcctttaatGGCTGTGAACAACTCAAAACTCTTGCGTAACAAAAGGATATTAAGAAATGTTATATTTTGGTTTGGTATATGTACAGCGCCAAGCTTGGTCTGtacaatatatttgacATTGTAA
- a CDS encoding uncharacterized protein (similar to Ashbya gossypii AAR062C), which yields MVSILGPLSKGIDALNALNDHYYKLSVDEQKAMSFLERVKLYNWTFEECTLVVLMAVYIMYWIGTKINTGFAKRMFEDLNYFFLNDLQFARAGFSQKDGSKVKYVTEQNNTWFTTFATGRSCIESITVRAHYYPRFNPVVILMERLLAQFFPQFVEVSEEFVQVTVCPNGKWVKDGKSDVQTTDDAISKFRFIASVVNKTHMNDSRKKNYFLSLTHTTESDSLPIEYVFMSETNQLNQFFTTFTNGPSFHELLVKCKHFLQFISFTDLPEEKPVTDKLWESTQQPRCVIQCSNITSDQDIRLLKDLIAAIVDVYDTVTKEIVNKSPALFLSNDVLKKSVQMRKDELSKIIKVMKQVEREMAQEKKAEEDKKKWREMRDKQGTQDQDKLDQKMRDKRERRRRNKLNNKM from the coding sequence ATGGTTTCCATTCTAGGACCTTTATCAAAAGGTATTGATGCGTTAAATGCATTGAATGACCACTATTATAAGTTGTCTGTTGATGAGCAGAAGGCAATGTCGTTTCTGGAAAGGGTTAAGCTATACAACTGgacatttgaagaatgtaCTCTGGTCGTTCTCATGGCTGTGTATATTATGTATTGGATAGGTACCAAGATAAATACGGGGTTTGCGAAGAGGATgtttgaagatttgaattatttCTTTCTAAACGATCTGCAGTTTGCTCGTGCAGGATTTTCTCAAAAGGACGGTTCGAAGGTGAAATATGTTACAGAACAGAATAATACATGGTTTACGACTTTTGCGACTGGCCGCTCTTGTATTGAGAGCATAACAGTCAGGGCACACTATTACCCTCGTTTTAATCCGGTGGTGATTTTGATGGAGCGGTTGTTGGCACAGTTCTTTCCTCAGTTTGTCGAAGTTTCGGAAGAGTTTGTGCAAGTTACTGTTTGTCCTAATGGTAAATGGGTGAAGGATGGGAAGTCTGATGTACAAACTACTGACGACGCTATTTCTAAGTTTAGATTTATTGCTTCTGTAGTGAACAAGACTCACATGAATGATTCACGTAAGAAAAACTactttttatctttgaCCCATACCACTGAGAGTGATTCTTTGCCGATAGAGTATGTTTTTATGTCGGAAACTAACCAATTAAACCAGTTTTTTACTACCTTCACTAATGGTCCATCATTCCATGAATTATTGGTAAAGTGTAAGCACTTTTTGCAGTTCATTTCCTTTACCGATTTGCCAGAGGAAAAACCTGTGACGGACAAGTTATGGGAATCTACCCAACAACCTCGCTGTGTTATCCAATGCTCTAATATTACTAGCGACCAAGACATTCGGCTTCTAAAGGACTTGATTGCTGCAATTGTGGACGTTTACGATACCGTTACCAAAGAGATCGTGAACAAAAGTCCAGCATTGTTCTTATCCAATGACGTGTTGAAGAAATCTGTACAAATGAGGAAAGACGAACTATCTAAGATCATTAAGGTGATGAAACAGGTTGAGAGAGAGATGGCACAGGAAAAGAAGGCGGAAGAAGATAAGAAGAAGTGGCGTGAAATGAGAGACAAACAAGGTACTCAAGATCAAGACAAACTGGATCAAAAAATGAGGGACAAGAGGGAAAGACGTAGAAGAAATAAGCTAAACAATAAAATGTAA
- the CTR86 gene encoding Ctr86p (similar to Ashbya gossypii AAR058W), with protein MEELSILDEVRVLLVNYDVFLDRYTSTLQSLSSIVVKSSTVKNYRIMLANNKELWNAIAKCSRTANRGTLESIKDRNFYLRTVKGVVLLARNLSVENQILPQEFSLQDNVVDFLSSFQPLYDEMEVALYQVGYEFLYNISRNCITFNQATLDALCQVLSYPSRLECNEALTLPWSLYFSRIIRNEEFAYCFLKHPSCDQILFDYMIEDIIKNNTNLFDAIGTKSHSLEELSTLGSIQADIWVCIVSNESFTKYLKKVESQNWDIFHNILLLSQLIVTSSEKWDKYQLTSIMAWAYGIFESAAKNVELYFEDDLDDDLLAHRLHQNMTISLDIISALSKFEHVRKFILFYGGLEVLIKTLGTLQKNCIKINFHKDTAGVVSNVITTNDMGEKIENTKKINKRIDYASGSIKPTNFPECKSLIIEILGFLAYKNREVQDKCRELHGMELVLSNCLIDDNDPFIKERSIICIRLLLEENQENQWFVAQLEAKKAVDNEVLSQAGYEVKIDHSGQIQLASKPTGDIDDTNVIMS; from the coding sequence ATGGAAGAATTGTCAATCCTAGATGAGGTCCGTGTACTGTTGGTTAATTATGACGTATTCCTGGATCGGTATACTTCTACCTTACAATCATTGAGCTCGATTGTAGTAAAGTCATCTACGGTGAAGAATTACAGAATAATGTTGGCAAACAACAAGGAGTTATGGAATGCTATTGCAAAATGCAGTAGGACTGCAAATAGAGGCACGTTAGAATCTATTAAAGACAGAAACTTTTACCTCAGGACTGTCAAAGGCGTTGTACTGCTCGCAAGAAACCTTTCAGTTGAAAACCAAATCCTACCTCAAGAGTTTTCATTGCAAGACAATGTTGTCGATTTTTTATCCAGTTTTCAACCATTATATGATGAGATGGAAGTGGCGCTATATCAGGTTGGTTATGAATttttgtataatatatctaGGAATTGCATCACTTTCAACCAGGCCACCTTAGATGCTCTATGTCAAGTGCTCAGTTATCCAAGTAGGTTAGAATGTAACGAAGCTTTAACGTTACCATGGTCCCTTTATTTTTCCAGGATAATCAGAAATGAGGAGTTTGCATATTGTTTCCTGAAACATCCAAGCTGTGATCAGATATTGTTTGATTACATGATTGAAGACATTATAAAGAACAATACTAACTTATTCGATGCAATCGGTACAAAAAGCCATAGTTTAGAAGAGCTGTCCACTCTAGGCTCAATTCAGGCGGATATTTGGGTTTGTATTGTTTCAAATGAGTCATTTactaaatatttgaagaaagttGAATCCCAGAACTGGGACATTTTTCATAACATATTGCTGTTGTCACAGTTGATCGTCACTAGTTCAGAAAAATGGGATAAATATCAATTGACATCAATTATGGCATGGGCTTATGGCATTTTTGAATCTGCTGCGAAAAATGTAGAACTCTACTTTGAAGATGACTTAGATGATGATCTTCTCGCACATCGATTGCATCAAAATATGACAATATCATTGGACATTATTTCTGCACTATCCAAGTTTGAACATGTCCGAAagtttattttgttttacgGAGGCTTAGAAGTGTTAATTAAAACCCTAGGAACGcttcaaaagaattgtaTAAAGATAAACTTCCACAAGGATACAGCTGGTGTGGTTAGCAATGTTATAACTACTAATGATATGGGTGAAAAGATTGAAAatactaaaaaaattaacaaACGAATAGATTATGCCAGTGGATCAATCAAACCCACTAATTTTCCGGAATGTAAATCTTTGATAATAGAAATATTGGGATTTTTAGCCTATAAAAACAGAGAAGTGCAAGACAAATGCAGAGAGCTGCACGGTATGGAACTTGTCCTTTCAAATTGTCTGATAGATGATAATGATCCATTTATTAAGGAAAGAAGTATCATCTGCATAAGGTTATTGcttgaagaaaatcaaGAGAACCAATGGTTTGTCGCTCAGTTAGAGGCAAAGAAAGCTGTAGACAACGAGGTTCTCTCTCAGGCTGGGTATGAAGTAAAGATAGATCATAGCGGACAAATTCAACTAGCTAGTAAGCCCACTGGTGATATAGATGACACTAATGTAATTATGTCATAG